The following coding sequences lie in one Daphnia pulex isolate KAP4 chromosome 1, ASM2113471v1 genomic window:
- the LOC124193125 gene encoding trypsin-1-like — MAKLVAVIVGAICVQCLFALPSPGRNDLVWRRNQKSATPLIVGGEEALPNEFPFMVSMQSLAVGGTYNHRCGGAVINERWVVSASHCTENALVGATRIAAGEHSLSTTSGFEQFSDVEKFVMHPNYDTVTLENDIVLIKLITPLDFSSGKVSPISLPAMGQETAAGTNVTVTGWGNLEFNNPNRPDVLNKVGIPTVSDMECRRSYGPIDMFDSFICAGVPEGGLDSCNGDSGGPLFTSDPQQLIGIVSWGKDCALPGYYGVYTEVSYFSDWIAATIAAADAH, encoded by the exons ATGGCCAAGTTAGTCGCTGTGATAGTTGGAGCGATTTGTGTGCAATGCTTGTTTG CGCTGCCATCACCGGGCCGAAATGATTTGGTGTGGCGACGGAATCAAAAGTCTGCGACTCCGTTGATTGTTGGCGGTGAAGAGGCGCTGCCCAACGAATTTCCGTTCATGGTGTCGATGCAATCGCTGGCAGTCGGCGGGACCTACAATCACCGATGTGGCGGGGCAGTTATTAACGAGCGCTGGGTCGTTAGCGCATCTCATTGCACCGAAAA TGCTTTAGTTGGTGCCACCAGGATAGCTGCCGGTGAGCACAGTTTGTCTACCACAAGCGGCTTTGAACAATTCAGCGATGTCGAAAAGTTTGTTATGCATCCAAATTATGACAC GGTTACATTGGAAAACGACATTGTCTTGATTAAG TTAATTACTCCTCTTGATTTCTCTTCGGGGAAAGTCAGCCCAATTTCGCTTCCGGCCATGGGCCAAGAAACTGCCGCCGGAACCAACGTTACCGTTACAGGCTGGGGCAATCTCGAA TTTAACAATCCTAATCGACCGGACGTGTTGAATAAAGTCGGGATCCCAACCGTTTCGGACATGGAATGTCGGCGATCGTACGGGCCGATCGACATGTTTGATTCTTTCATCTGTGCAGGAGTCCCAGAAG GAGGGTTGGATTCGTGTAACGGTGATTCAGGAGGGCCGCTTTTTACCAGCGATCCGCAGCAATTGATTGGCATCGTCTCGTGGGGCAAAGATTGCG CTTTACCCGGTTACTATGGCGTCTATACGGAAGTGTCTTATTTCTCCGACTGGATTGCTGCCACcatcgctgctgctgatgctcaTTAg